A stretch of Phaeodactylum tricornutum CCAP 1055/1 chromosome 26, whole genome shotgun sequence DNA encodes these proteins:
- the rpl20 gene encoding predicted protein (Homologous to rpl20 in the chloroplast genome of C. reinhardtii) yields HKALLKHAKGYRGRSKNCFRVAIRRVQKAWQYAYRDRRRKKREWRKLWILRVQAGARQYGWRYSAIIPALANQHIALNRKVLADLAANEPFAFKSVVD; encoded by the coding sequence CACAAGGCACTGTTGAAACACGCCAAGGGATACCGCGGTCGGTCCAAAAACTGTTTCCGCGTGGCCATCCGTCGGGTGCAAAAGGCTTGGCAGTACGCCTATAGGGACCGCCGGCGCAAAAAGCGTGAATGGCGCAAACTGTGGATTCTCCGCGTGCAGGCCGGGGCCCGGCAGTACGGATGGCGCTACAGTGCCATTATACCCGCCCTCGCCAACCAACACATTGCGCTCAATCGTAAAGTACTCGCCGATCTCGCCGCCAACGAACCCTTCGCCTTTAAAAGTGTCGTCGAT